A section of the Methanoregula formicica SMSP genome encodes:
- a CDS encoding response regulator produces MPDMSGTPFHILLVEDNEDHAELVIRGMRDQQVANSIHHVSDGEKALDYLFNRGPYSDNTEHPRPNLVLLDLRLPRVDGIDVLRTIKSTPEFLRIPVVVLTSSEAESDIAQSYDYHANSYIVKPLDFKSFTRLMKDLGSYWMSWNAKPARD; encoded by the coding sequence ATGCCTGATATGTCCGGGACGCCCTTCCATATCCTTCTTGTTGAGGACAACGAGGACCATGCTGAACTGGTCATCCGCGGGATGCGGGACCAGCAGGTGGCAAACTCCATCCACCATGTCTCGGATGGCGAGAAGGCTCTTGACTATCTCTTCAACAGGGGCCCTTACAGCGATAATACAGAACATCCCCGACCCAACCTCGTCCTCCTGGACCTCCGGCTCCCCCGCGTCGACGGGATCGATGTTTTGAGAACCATCAAGTCAACCCCGGAGTTCCTCCGCATACCGGTTGTCGTCCTCACCAGTTCCGAAGCGGAGAGCGATATTGCCCAGTCATATGACTACCATGCAAACAGCTACATCGTCAAACCCCTGGATTTCAAATCCTTCACGCGGCTGATGAAAGATCTCGGGTCTTACTGGATGAGCTGGAACGCAAAACCGGCTAGGGACTGA